One window of Phycisphaerae bacterium genomic DNA carries:
- a CDS encoding VWA domain-containing protein — MLALSIPISFERPEWLWLMAAIPVITAISVRSLAGLDRWRRILAVVMRSLVIIALAIALAEIQYVKRNDHVAVMFVLDRSKSIPDDRREAAQNYVKELSAKAHPDDRIGVIGFDGQTGVDLINSRGGAAIFGFGTALEPDRTDIAGALRMAMASFPEGFSRRVVLVTDGNENLGSLNEEIEVAAANKVAVDVIPIEYQLRNEVLFDRIVVPPHANKDTKIPLRLLLKSREDTKVQLTLYDNDRKIELKDTVLPLVGGMQPNPFTIPIEVQGGGVHRFQAQVTPIMASDDTIPENNRATAFTFVVDQGKVLIVSLPQSIEGQVRRDTDDVLVEALGRERIEVEVANDVKDLDLLKLQEYAAVVLANTSAGEFTDDQHKALASYVRDFGGGLIMTGGDESFGAGGWIGKPLEEISPVSFEIKQKQVMPRGGLAIIMHSCEIPRGNYWGEQVALKSLETISSLDYFGVVCYSYRMNGYNWDVPLAPALDKPLIKKKITSMQIGDMPDFAQTMTMAVDGLMSKKDASQRHVIIISDGDPTPPSASTIDYMKKHQITCSTVGIGYGVHVQEANLRQIARDTGGRFYDVKDPTKLPQIFMKEAKVVRKPLIDDRVFSPRLVFDFAQITQGINDRDLPRLGGLVLTEPKPDCIMPIVRRSQDGNDPVLAHWNYEMGKMAVFTSGWWPKWGTDWSNWAKYGKFWAQLLRWAMRQEESADFDVMARIDGNKGHISIEALNKDATYLNFLRFSGRLTTPSMEAKTLAVTQTGPGRYEATFDVDEHGNYLINLTYRDDKGMHQIRTGVSMPYSPEFREMGTNLSLLNRVVERTGGRMLLMDPLRDKVFDRHLPPAISRQPVWRWIVTWLLLPLFLLDVATRRLASNLAMSIYVEVAVFVVFCAVLYTANAPRFGYVGALVLAEVIGWAIRYNYLVPTIQFFTASVTALARIGQRSTASLSQLKDVSGKVREGLDARVAEKREQRTIELEPTPVASAKTRYDVGDKAAAKPAADLSQTLGKAAAKAGEPGYTEPRRKPGTKDAGDLTSRLLRAKRRAKEDMDGRAKDKQ; from the coding sequence ATGTTGGCGTTGAGCATCCCCATCTCGTTCGAGCGGCCGGAATGGCTCTGGCTGATGGCGGCAATCCCGGTGATCACGGCCATCTCAGTGCGTTCCCTGGCCGGGCTGGACCGCTGGCGGCGAATCCTGGCGGTGGTCATGCGCTCGCTGGTGATCATCGCCCTGGCCATCGCCCTGGCGGAGATCCAGTACGTCAAGCGCAACGACCATGTGGCCGTGATGTTCGTGCTCGACCGCTCCAAGAGCATCCCCGACGATCGCCGCGAAGCCGCCCAGAACTACGTCAAGGAGTTGTCCGCCAAGGCCCACCCGGATGACCGCATCGGGGTGATCGGCTTCGACGGCCAGACCGGCGTCGACCTGATCAACAGCCGCGGCGGGGCCGCCATCTTCGGCTTTGGCACCGCCCTCGAGCCTGATCGGACGGACATCGCCGGGGCCTTGCGGATGGCCATGGCGTCGTTTCCCGAAGGCTTCTCGCGGCGTGTCGTGCTCGTGACCGACGGAAATGAGAACCTCGGCAGCCTGAACGAGGAGATCGAGGTCGCCGCGGCCAACAAGGTCGCGGTCGACGTCATTCCCATCGAGTACCAACTCCGAAACGAGGTTCTGTTCGATCGGATCGTCGTTCCCCCCCACGCCAACAAGGACACCAAGATCCCGCTTCGCCTGCTCCTCAAGAGCCGCGAGGACACCAAGGTCCAGCTGACGCTGTACGACAACGACCGCAAGATCGAGTTGAAGGACACGGTTCTACCGCTGGTCGGCGGGATGCAGCCCAACCCCTTCACCATTCCGATCGAGGTGCAGGGGGGCGGCGTGCACCGCTTCCAGGCCCAGGTGACCCCGATCATGGCGAGCGACGACACCATTCCGGAAAACAACCGGGCCACAGCGTTCACCTTCGTCGTCGATCAAGGCAAGGTGCTGATCGTCAGCCTGCCGCAGTCGATCGAGGGGCAGGTCCGCCGGGATACCGATGATGTGCTGGTGGAGGCCCTTGGCCGTGAGCGGATCGAGGTCGAAGTGGCCAATGACGTCAAGGATCTCGACCTGCTCAAGCTCCAGGAATATGCCGCCGTGGTGCTGGCCAACACCTCGGCCGGCGAGTTCACCGACGATCAGCACAAGGCCCTGGCCAGCTACGTGCGGGACTTCGGCGGCGGTCTCATCATGACCGGTGGCGACGAGAGCTTCGGGGCGGGCGGCTGGATCGGCAAGCCGCTCGAGGAAATCAGCCCGGTGAGCTTCGAGATCAAACAGAAGCAGGTCATGCCCCGGGGCGGCCTGGCCATCATCATGCACTCCTGCGAGATCCCGCGTGGCAACTACTGGGGCGAGCAGGTGGCCCTCAAGAGCCTCGAGACGATCAGCTCGCTCGACTACTTCGGCGTGGTCTGCTACTCCTATCGCATGAACGGCTACAACTGGGATGTCCCCCTTGCGCCGGCCCTCGACAAACCCCTCATCAAGAAGAAAATCACCAGCATGCAGATCGGGGACATGCCCGATTTCGCCCAGACCATGACCATGGCCGTCGACGGCCTGATGAGCAAGAAGGACGCGTCCCAACGGCACGTCATCATCATCAGCGATGGTGATCCCACCCCTCCCTCGGCCAGCACGATTGACTACATGAAGAAACACCAGATCACCTGCTCGACCGTGGGCATCGGCTACGGTGTGCATGTGCAGGAAGCCAATCTCCGCCAGATCGCCAGGGACACGGGCGGCCGCTTCTACGACGTGAAGGATCCCACCAAGCTGCCCCAGATCTTCATGAAGGAGGCCAAAGTCGTCCGCAAGCCGCTGATCGACGACCGCGTCTTCTCGCCGCGGCTGGTGTTTGACTTCGCCCAGATCACCCAGGGCATCAACGATCGGGACCTGCCTAGGCTGGGGGGCCTGGTGCTCACCGAGCCCAAGCCGGACTGCATCATGCCCATCGTCCGCCGCAGCCAGGACGGCAACGACCCGGTGCTGGCCCACTGGAACTACGAGATGGGCAAGATGGCCGTCTTCACCAGTGGCTGGTGGCCCAAATGGGGCACCGATTGGAGCAACTGGGCCAAGTACGGCAAGTTCTGGGCCCAACTGCTCCGCTGGGCCATGCGCCAGGAGGAGTCCGCCGACTTCGATGTCATGGCCCGCATCGATGGCAACAAAGGACACATCAGCATCGAGGCTCTCAATAAGGACGCAACCTATCTCAACTTCCTGAGATTCTCCGGCCGTCTGACCACCCCCAGCATGGAAGCGAAGACCCTCGCGGTGACTCAGACCGGGCCGGGCCGCTACGAGGCGACCTTCGATGTCGACGAACACGGCAACTACCTCATCAACCTGACGTACCGCGACGACAAGGGAATGCACCAGATCCGCACCGGCGTGAGCATGCCCTATTCCCCGGAGTTCCGTGAAATGGGGACGAATCTGAGCCTGCTCAACCGCGTGGTCGAACGGACCGGCGGACGCATGTTGCTGATGGATCCGCTTCGGGACAAGGTCTTTGACCGGCATCTGCCGCCGGCCATCTCGCGCCAGCCGGTGTGGCGGTGGATCGTGACTTGGCTGCTGTTGCCGCTGTTCCTGCTCGACGTCGCTACTCGGCGACTGGCCTCGAATCTGGCCATGTCCATCTACGTCGAGGTGGCGGTATTCGTGGTGTTCTGTGCCGTGCTCTATACCGCCAACGCTCCGCGGTTCGGGTACGTCGGGGCCCTGGTCCTGGCCGAGGTGATCGGCTGGGCGATCCGCTACAACTACCTGGTGCCAACCATCCAGTTCTTTACCGCCAGCGTGACCGCCCTGGCCCGCATCGGGCAGCGAAGCACCGCTTCGCTGTCCCAGCTCAAGGACGTCAGTGGCAAGGTCCGCGAAGGCCTCGACGCCCGGGTGGCCGAGAAGCGCGAACAGCGGACCATCGAACTGGAACCGACGCCGGTAGCCAGTGCCAAGACCAGGTACGACGTCGGCGACAAGGCCGCCGCCAAGCCTGCGGCAGACCTGAGCCAGACGCTCGGCAAGGCCGCCGCCAAGGCGGGCGAGCCAGGCTACACCGAGCCCAGGCGCAAACCGGGGACCAAGGACGCGGGCGATCTGACCTCCAGGCTGCTGAGAGCCAAGCGTCGCGCCAAGGAAGATATGGATGGAAGAGCGAAGGATAAGCAGTAG